A window from Acidobacteriota bacterium encodes these proteins:
- a CDS encoding DUF4870 domain-containing protein gives MNVVADKSSTGLDANIAGALAYIPIVAIVFLVIEKGSRFVKFHAVQSLLLCLAWIVLWFGLTMVGLVASRLPFGFIINILLLFVNLAVMFGGFALWIIAVIKAFQGQQWKMPYIGDIAEQQSANL, from the coding sequence ATGAATGTCGTTGCCGACAAGTCATCCACGGGCCTTGACGCGAACATCGCGGGCGCCCTCGCCTATATCCCGATCGTCGCGATCGTCTTCCTCGTCATCGAGAAGGGCAGCCGGTTCGTCAAGTTCCACGCGGTGCAATCGCTGTTACTGTGTCTGGCCTGGATCGTGCTCTGGTTCGGCCTGACGATGGTCGGCCTCGTGGCGAGTCGTCTCCCGTTCGGGTTCATCATCAACATCCTGCTGCTGTTTGTGAACCTCGCGGTGATGTTCGGTGGGTTCGCTCTGTGGATCATCGCGGTCATCAAGGCGTTCCAGGGACAGCAGTGGAAGATGCCCTACATCGGCGACATCGCCGAGCAGCAGAGCGCGAACCTCTGA